The following coding sequences are from one Phoenix dactylifera cultivar Barhee BC4 unplaced genomic scaffold, palm_55x_up_171113_PBpolish2nd_filt_p 001237F, whole genome shotgun sequence window:
- the LOC120108248 gene encoding phosphoribosylaminoimidazole-succinocarboxamide synthase, chloroplastic-like, giving the protein KSEYLTCLFGSCWFPCLLTNALLGGVQIIKLGLMTQDEYDEVSSKALSLFAYGQQVALENGLLLVDTKYEFGKGADGTIMLIDEVHTPDSSRYWIANSYEERFNAGLEPENVDKEFLRLWFKDHCNPYEDEVLPEAPEELVCELAWRYIFLFETITNSNFELPQAEEPIHDRISRNVSQALSCI; this is encoded by the exons AAAAGTGAGTATTTAACTTGTCTCTTTGGGTCTTGCTGGTTTCCATGTCTACTTACTAATGCATTGCTTGGTGGTGTCCAGATCATCAAATTGGGTTTGATGACACAAGATGAATACGATGAAGTAAGCAGCAAAGCCTTGAGCTTATTTGCATATGGACAG CAAGTGGCATTGGAGAATGGCCTGCTATTAGTTGATACGAAGTATGAATTTGGAAAAGGAGCTGATGGGACGATTATGTTGATTGATGAG GTGCATACACCTGATTCCAGTAGATATTGGATTGCTAACTCTTATGAGGAGCGGTTTAATGCTGGGCTTGAACCTGAAAATGTTGATAAG GAAttcttgagattgtggtttAAGGACCATTGCAATCcatatgaagatgag GTGCTGCCAGAGGCTCCTGAAGAACTTGTTTGCGAACTTGCATGGCG ATACATCTTCCTCTTTGAAACAATTACAAACTCAAACTTCGAGTTGCCGCAAGCAGAG GAGCCAATACATGACAGGATTTCCAGGAATGTTTCACAGGCATTATCATGTATATGA